In one window of Candidatus Delongbacteria bacterium DNA:
- a CDS encoding HEAT repeat domain-containing protein produces the protein MEKNYKEMIFDYVYDELSLEDRKIVEKIIEENEEYKVFYKEIANGANLLNNHKFEEISDEDLEEERDLLFNKISKVSTNNNISSLFSEIATKIMFYLGNPLKYAAVIAVTIVVSNQYFTKDVETGVVSNTYPLTTAAQNELFINKNPEVVKVSNFAYEKDGENLLLEYELTTKQIVSGKENDPQIISVINKLMENGDNAGIKLKTMKVVDNVKNDNLKKSLFNLMLNDNNVGVRKKAMNLLTKDGIDSETKEALVKLINDDVDPALKIEALTILEKSGEKGARNALELLADDDPAITNLKKAETK, from the coding sequence ATGGAAAAAAATTATAAAGAAATGATATTTGATTATGTCTATGATGAGCTTTCATTGGAAGACAGAAAAATTGTGGAAAAGATAATCGAGGAAAATGAAGAGTATAAAGTATTTTACAAAGAGATCGCTAATGGAGCTAATCTTCTGAACAATCATAAGTTTGAAGAAATATCAGATGAGGATTTAGAGGAAGAAAGAGATCTTTTATTTAACAAAATTAGTAAAGTATCAACAAATAACAACATTAGCTCTTTGTTTTCAGAAATTGCTACTAAAATAATGTTCTATCTTGGTAATCCTTTGAAATATGCTGCTGTCATTGCAGTAACAATAGTTGTTTCGAATCAGTATTTTACAAAAGATGTAGAAACTGGTGTTGTTTCTAACACATATCCTTTAACCACTGCAGCTCAAAATGAACTTTTTATTAACAAAAATCCCGAAGTTGTTAAAGTAAGTAATTTTGCTTATGAAAAAGATGGCGAAAATCTTCTTTTAGAATATGAGTTAACAACAAAGCAAATAGTTTCAGGCAAAGAAAATGATCCTCAAATAATTTCTGTAATAAACAAATTAATGGAAAATGGGGATAATGCTGGAATTAAGTTAAAAACTATGAAAGTAGTCGATAATGTAAAAAACGATAATTTAAAGAAATCTTTATTCAACCTTATGCTTAATGATAATAATGTTGGTGTTAGAAAAAAAGCGATGAATCTTTTAACAAAAGATGGAATAGATTCAGAAACTAAAGAAGCTCTTGTAAAGCTGATAAATGATGATGTAGACCCAGCATTAAAGATAGAAGCCTTGACAATTTTGGAAAAATCTGGAGAAAAAGGAGCCAGAAACGCTTTGGAGCTTTTAGCAGATGATGATCCGGC
- a CDS encoding sigma-70 family RNA polymerase sigma factor: MTEEETLINKAVKGDNRAFEKLVKKYDRRIFNLMLNILRNHDDASDAYQNCFIKIHRSLPGFKGESSLFTWMYRIAINTAYTYYRQKRQVSDTLYDADFSEIEHLYRHDNDGGEDELFEENRADSIKKEIDKLSFQQKSVVYLKSYEGKKFREIAEILSLNEGTVKKYFHRAVQNIKKNLSESDI; the protein is encoded by the coding sequence ATGACTGAAGAAGAAACTTTGATTAACAAAGCTGTCAAAGGAGATAATAGGGCTTTTGAGAAACTTGTAAAAAAGTATGACAGAAGAATATTCAATCTTATGTTGAATATTTTAAGAAATCATGATGATGCTAGCGATGCGTATCAAAATTGTTTCATTAAGATTCATAGAAGCCTTCCAGGTTTTAAAGGAGAATCATCTCTTTTTACTTGGATGTACAGAATCGCTATTAATACAGCCTATACTTATTACAGACAGAAAAGACAAGTTTCAGACACCCTATACGATGCAGATTTTTCCGAAATTGAACATCTTTACAGACATGATAACGACGGAGGTGAAGATGAATTATTTGAAGAAAATAGGGCAGATAGTATTAAAAAAGAGATTGATAAGCTCTCTTTTCAACAGAAAAGCGTCGTCTATCTCAAAAGCTACGAAGGAAAAAAGTTCCGAGAAATTGCCGAGATTCTTTCTTTAAATGAAGGAACTGTAAAAAAGTATTTTCACAGAGCTGTACAGAATATTAAAAAAAATCTGTCAGAATCAGATATTTAG